The Plasmodium falciparum 3D7 genome assembly, chromosome: 3 nucleotide sequence TTCATTATaagttatattaatatatgattattggaaaaaatttacaaattatttataatatttatagcttttacacatatatatatatatatatatatatatatatatatataaattttttaagtacatattattataattttgtttttaaaaaaatattatatcttacaatataaaaaaaaaaaaaaaaaaaattaaagtaaTCATTTTCTTAGAAAATAAATGACCTAAAAGAATTTACATCCCATTAAATTGTTtaatcaatatataaattaataatttcgtttcttttaaaaaaaatattatttatttcatttacatattgttttattacaaaaaggataaaatataaaaaaaaaataaaaaaaaatcataattGTTCAGatcttattataatttttattattcaccAAATTAACcttgttataaatattacgCTATTTATAGAGTATGCtctattttaagaaatatttttcattttaattatgttttcttctttaaaaaaaaaagaaagaattgtcaatatatattttaatatatattttaatatatatttatatatatatatatatatatatatatatatatatatatgtaataattcgttttttttttcttgaaataaatttttactaTTGtctacataaataaaataaaaaaaatgaaccaattaatttattttataaccTTTTTATCTAATATTCTAAAAGGACAAATATAAtgacattatattatattcatataattatttctttaataatattttatcatatatattttaaattttcaccttaatatttttctaacttctataaaaaattaataaaatagtaTACATTGATATAATTTATCCATATACTTATTCTTATTACTATATTTTAAttcaattttaatatattctttataatatataaaaaaaattcactcattatatatatatttatatatatatatatatatatttatatatatttacattttctgagtattaaaaacataattattttgataaGATTTAATTCTCCAATATGtgtatgtaaatatttatgtacaaataaaatttccactttttattttccattaACAAGTAGTAAAATATTCatgttcttatttttttttttttattttttttttttttttgcatgactacattttcattttaataatatgtacataatatatttaaaaataaaaataaaataattcaggtatatttttttttttatgaatagtttatttatttaaaatttcccttaaatttttttaatttatttatatagtgTAAGTTAAAATTGAACCTTGTAAATATGgatatttgtaaaattaaGGAACGGGTTCGTTCCTtgtattttgtaaaaaattacTAGGTAATTACAAGGTTATAACATTGAATCTACTATATAAGTAAGGCATGCAtgcacatttttttattccatAAGAACTcacaaaattttattttttccatataaatttaaagaaaaaacaaaaaaaaaaaaagaaaattccAAAAAATTAGGCataatatcaaatatatatatatagtatatatatttttgtataatgattctaaatatttttcttatcagCACCTAATTTGCttcatattatgtatataaatcattcaaatatatatagttttatatattaacatatataaatatttatatatatatatatatatatatatatatatatatatatatatatttctttattaatataataatatattattatgtaaatatttatgttattaaaaaaattagtaCCTTTTTACACGTATATTCGGAcaatcaaaataattatataatatattatatacaacatTTCCTATTCTTAggtattaaataataatatttataaattctatttttaaaacttctataatataaataacacccttaatatatatattacagtATGTCAAAACCCGAAATAGTTTATATGATATCAAatgttattaattatatatacagttaataaaaaagaaatatatatcccattcttttttaattatatatatttataatacaacaacaaaaaaaaaaaaaaaaaaaaaaaaaaaatattctaataaaattaatatacaactaaaataaataaataatataatattatgcataatattattcatttattattatattatattatatctatataatattatatatataaaaaaaaaaaataataattttttccttttctttttcttattttaaaaacttaaaaaaaatatcccaatttttatttttatactataaaataaatatttaaaaatataaaaaagaaaaagaaacaaaaacaCAACTgtgttataatattacaataaaataaataaaaacttgGTTGTCcccattttattatttcaactattaaaaaaaaaaaataataaataaaaaaaataaataaattcaacctgtagtattatatatattatatatatatatatatatatatatatatatatattatatattattattagcttgttttttattttttattttttattttgtttgttttttttttttttttaattaataaatatttaaaatattttcttataaattttaaatatataaaatagaaacaatatattatataataattatattaataaaataaaaaaataaacataaatcataataaaatatattaaaacatatatatattatatatatcaatatattattatatatgtatttaatattatttatttatttatttatattcttacttatattattttaaaaaataaaagaaaaaaagcctataattttttttggtaaaTATTGTTTGGttctaaaataaatataaaaatattaaaaaataattttttttgaatcataataattttaatattttttgttaaatataaaaattcaaaatttatgatattttaaagatccattttatcatttttgtgGTTgcaaaaatgtattattatttttaagtacattttataattaaaagaaaagaaaaaaatgcagagaatataatttaaagcATTTagattaaaagaaaaatctaataaaaaaagaacccgtatttaaataaaattatatattttttaattttgtttacaagtactattttatatgaaatattaataaaataaaatatataaaaatatattctatatataatttatttttattttttctaataacatataaattattaaaaatttatataataattattaagtataaatttgtttaataaataaataaataaatatatattataatattattaaaattttgtaataataatatttattttacatatctaaaataatattaagaaccaatctaaaaaaaattaagtaataattcttttttattcatttttactataattaaatatattttttttattattcgtTCTTTGCTTTTGATTTTCTTAATCcgtttcatttatattattcaagtCTCATTTTTCAAtggtttttattattcaaattagataaaaaaatatttagatATTATTaactatattttatttttgtattatatatatatagtatatttatttggttaacatatatatatatatatatatatatataaatatattttttattatataatatattaaaatacgAAACCGTTTTGTATctttttatatctatatatagtTAGCATTTGTGAAAATATCAATACAGATTTTATCtgtttcacatatatatagatatatacatatacatatatatacatatatatatatttatttatttatatttaaactcATAAAGAACCCTTTGAATATGCTCATTATTAGTAACATTTCTAATAAACTTATCCGAATTTTTTCAAACTACCTTGATTATGCagaaatgaagaaatatacatataattcatttagcagtcaaaataaagaacgaaacaaaattaaaaataatattaaatataaaatgattcaaaaatattatattataacaatcGTTTTTTTCTTATGTCTATTAGGGTAAGCGAAAAGAcaagattaaaaaaaaaaaaaaaaaaaaaaaaaaaaaaaaaaaaaaaaaaaaacacatacatatatttatatatatgttatattactTATTATGTCCATATCTTTCATCATTTTGAAATTCTCACCGAATTAATATtcttcacttttttttttttttttttttctttatagaATATATGTACTCCCctatacaaataatttacccaataaaaacataaacaCAAGAAACTTAGCAGATACAAGGTCAGAAGAAGacgaaaaacaaaatgaagcAGTTGGTGGAGAAATAGGATTGACATGGGGATATAATTCCTTAGATGACCCAGATTTTCAAGTACTTGTAGATAAATGGAGTGATTTTGAAAAAAGAGTGTCAGCTGAATGGCATGAAATTGACAGAATGGAAATTAATCAATTAAAGAATACATTATTAGCTGCTTGGATATCAGCAATTTTAGTAACTACAATACCAGATGAacattatgttatatttaacaATTGGTTCCAAATGAGCTTGACTTTATCTCATCAACGTAATCtgaaaaatgaagaagataataaaacCTTAGAATtcttaatgaaaaaattgaaatataaAGCTTTGAATGGACAAATCAAAAACTGGCATATAGAAGTATATGATTATTGGAGACATATTgtacaaatgaaaatatcaaaaaataaggaatgggctacatataataatgaaatatgtaATACGTGGGTTAAAAGTTTATTTAactaaacaaataaataaataaaaagcaAATAtgtctatataatatatatatatatatatatatatatataaatatttattttttatttattaatttatatagttGTGTATTCAtatagttttatatatatcccctacaaataaatttgttatacttatttataaattatttcttaaaattaaataattttataatgtttCCGTTTATTCATAATGAAGTTGTAAAAATGAAacaacatacatatatatatatatatatatatatatatatatatatatatatatatatatatatatattttatatttaataattaattatatttcaaactaaataattttaaataaaatttttatttctttcttttcattttttaatatagtatataaacattttaagATTAGacttttatatttaggaTAAATTgttttgtaaaaaattaaatagtaaataaataaaaacacaattatacaaaaaaaaaataaaaataaataaatgaataaaaagcAAATATGtctacataatatatatatatatatatatatatatatatatatttatttatttattcatttatataatcacacattttatcatatatgttaatattataaagtaTTATCCTATGAAAAAATTTCTATTCATACTGCAAAATTGTTCGTGTTAACATATCACTTTCTTTCACATCCTTCATTAATTTgtcgttatatatattttttataatttccgAATGATTATAATTCTTAACATgaccatatatatacaaatcaTGAAGAATTTTTTCtatagaataataaaatggaaactgaaaaaaattataatttgaaAAAGGTGGAAATAATACTTGTATAGAAAAATGATTTAAAGGAGAAGGATATGAACAacctatatataaatgttttttcATAGCTTTAATTTTATTCTGTATATTTGCATCttgtaatttattaaaaaatttatttaatgtaggtttctttatattatttaatatatctttatacatatcttcataattttcatttaatatttcaataatatttttttcatttatattgtgCAAATCTTTTTTGctctcatatatattatctacctcttttttattcttttcatttatattattattattattatataaattttccttttccttATTTACGAAAGGTAcacttatatttttcttcttctccttaattattttatttaattcataCAAAATTTCTAATGCTTCTTCATTATAATCCTTATCGTCTccaatatttttgttatacatatatttataatgcatatattttcctttacTAATTactagaaaatataaaagtatatcaataataaaatatatataattatacatgtGTAATAAAcaacaaatattttttcgtttcaaatttttcatatcataaataatacctttaaataaaacaatcaAATTAAGACATGAATTACTATAAggattatttaatataatataatcgtaacaattataatacacatataattttttattcttatttataattaaaccATTTCTAAGATGAATATATCTATCATCAATTTCAACATTATTTAACaaacataaatttttattactcttaaatatattttcatttataccTTTCCAATCTTTTCGAACGTTTATAATATCTGTAAAAAtggtattttttattaaacgtatatcattatcattcaatatattattacaatacacacaattatttaaattatttatatttaaacttAAACATTTACTACAaacctttttatataatctatttgtaaaatatttcttcttatcacaagaataatatatattccgTTTTGCTATTTTTAACATCTTAAAAAATAGGGACacgtaaatataatatataatttccttTAACACCTcttattttctctttttttttaaaaaacctTAAAGTGAATTATTACGCGAAtccatttttaaataaacatatataattgatTATATTACTGAttagcatatatataaatatatatatatatattatatatatgtttctttagtatatttataatacgaCATTATGTTATTTCGgcgaataaaataaatcccACAAAGATAACAttttatgtaattatatatatatatatatatatatatatatatatgaaaaaaaaacattcaaattatacaattttatattataaaaatcataatataacctccaattatatatttatttaaaaggtAATTGAAACTATTTAAGTGAAATTATTTCGCGacattttcaaaaaaaaaaaaaaaaaaaaaaaaaaaaaaaaaatatgtataaataaatacatatatatattaatttttttttttttttttttttccccacatatttaatatatacattgcTACTTTTTTCAATTATACGTATGAAATGTTCccttttttctatatataataaatacatattaaatatacaattataaGATTATTGTTCTAAATTTATCTTTCACCTTTTTCTCaaatcaaatataataattttaaaaatcaGCAACCTTAAAATTAagttataagaataaaaattataatataaaacaaaacaaaaaaaaaatatatatttatataatataatataaatataataatttaattaaaaaattaataataactgatacatacacatttatatgtatatatttttaatacaaattattaaaacatatttgatataattaaaatttaaaattttcataagGATTCCATTTTATCGGGAAATTCTCTGGAGTTGCATCTTCATTTTCCTTCCAAatctgaaaaaaaaaaaaaaaaaaaatatatatatatatataaatatatatacacacatatattacaatttttacaaaaatgtCATTACATTAAAACAAATTATCTCATTTTTATGTTACCTTAATTGATTTGTCCCCATGTGTTGTGATCAATCGACTTTCACTTTTATCAAAAGCCATCGAAAGGGTTGAATTTTCACATTCCACCGTTCCAGGTACAACCTTATTTGATAAcgtatcatatttatatccaCTTGACCaatcataaaaatgtaattgGCCATTATTACTTCCCAATATTAAAATAGAAGAATCATTAAAATATGGATCTTGTTTAATTAAACTACAGTTAATTATAGAATTGAACCCTGTAATATTTCTATCAAATTCTGCATCCGCACCACACCACACTTTTACATTATCTGTACCACAACTACAAAAACTATACTCAAATGGATGTATAGACAAAGACCTTATACTTTTCTTATGATGCGTTAAAGAAATTCTACATTTCCCATTATTTAAATCCCATAACCTTATCATTTTATCCTGAGAACCCGAAACTACTTGAGGTTCTACAGATTGAGAACATATAGACATAACAGTACCTGTGTGACCAGATAATACAAAAACAGAACTTTTTGTTCTTATGTCCCACACTCTCACAACAGCATCTCTTCCTCCGCTCATTAATAAATCCAAAGATGGATGTAATGATAAACAATATACACCTGATAAATGTCCATGATAATCTCTTAttactttattatattctaaaTCCCAACATTTTACTCTATTATCTTCACCACAACTAAAAAGATAAGGATTTTTTTtagatatttttatatcccTAATACTGTTAATATGACCTGTTAatgttaattttaatttgCAGCTAGCCAAATCCCATATCTTAATTAAACGATCATTAGATCCAGTTGCAAACCATTCATTGCTTATATCAACATCAACACAATTAACCCAACCAGAATGTCCTAAAATTActctatataatttataaggGAAATGCCATTTCggttttttgatttttttatgaatgtCTAaagtttttatatgttttaatacaTCACtacttaatatattatcatctgatttttttattatgggACCAAAGTTATTTagattatttgtattatttatttttccatCATTTGTATAAGGTAATAAACTATTTTCtgtatttacattattattattattattatttttttcttcatgtatattataattcaaattatctataatattataataattattataattattatcatttctatatgtttcatcatcatttataataCTACTAATAATTGattgtttctttttctttttatgttttttcttatttttcttgtttatatcattttctttttgtatatcattattttcacatttttttatatataacttttttaCACAAGAATATTCATCTAATTCTCtcatattaatattcatttttatacaagttaatttttttaaaacattttctCTTATATTACGTCTTCTATTTTTTAGCTCATTTTCTTTGTATAATTCTTCATGCGTTTTTCTATTATTCCCATCTGATAAAGCTAAAGTTGATATTTCTTTGAGTTCTTTATTAAtaacattatcatcatcattatcttcatcaAGGATTGTTATtcgtttatttatattctggTCATAAGCCAATAAATTATAGTTATATGGcgttaatatatcatttcctaaatacatatttttcgATAACAACAAGCTTCTTTTCAATAATACATTTTCCTTCTCTTCatcttttataaatttattatttaaatcgGTAGTAACACAAACATCTTTCATTTCTATATCTATTTAATTAACTTTTTATActgattaatatatatatatatatatatatatatatatattataatataatcctttatattgattattactttttatatttcatatattaaatgaattaaaatgtttttaatatatcaacaAATGTGactcttatatatattataacaataaaaaaatcaaattatatttataatatattatgatacaAATGTcgcataatatattatttttaaaagttaataaaaaaaaaatatatatatataatatttatttatgaatatatatttcttttagttacataaaaaaataatataacattttaagTTAATATTATGgaatattcaaaataaataaaagctttatattatataaatatttaaatataatatatacatatatatataatatattcaatattttttttttttttttttctatttcttataaaaaaaaaaaaaatacatattaatataattatatatatatatattatatatatatacttcaACATATTATAgctacaattttttttttttttttttttttttttttaaatataaaaaaatatttcatatatatgtatataattcaaaaaaagaaaaaaaaggaaaattatattttttactattatatatatatttaattttataaagtcatatattaaaatcatATTTCAGTATTAATcgtaaatatacatatatatataatatccatAATGTAccaaaaataaacaaaaaaaattaaaaaataaaaagattataaaatatataattttgaacAAAAGAattaagtaataataaaattatatgattgaattaatataaaacaaaaacattTTAGGAGAccttaaatatttatatatatatatatatttttccttttattattttctaaaggacataaataaatgagcttataacaatttatacataattataaatatatatatatatatatatatatacatttgaataatattcaataacaaaatatattcaattgTAGCCttcttattatatgttccatataaaaagaaaaaaaaaaaatcatataatttgtttaaatattatatatcatatttatatttttatattctcttTGATTTTTTCAAAATTGGCATAGTATAGAAActaatacatttattattatatgagggaaataaaaatatgttcaaatatttcaaatatctctttccttttttctacaaaagaaaaatatattttcatcataacAATTTTGCATATTATTGAAAATAGGACcttttacatataatttgATAACACATTTTTgtcttatatataaaaataaaaaatatatatgtgaagaattgaaatatgaaaaaataaaatcaaataGATTACTCAAACATCacattatatatcttttttattataccaTTTAAACAATTTTTAAAGGGACAACgtaagaaatattatatattaataaatatatcttcaAAATACGTTCAAacaaagtaataaaaaataaatgaaaattaataaatagaattttttttgaatttctATATCTCCAAGATATTCAATTGTACAGCATTTATTGTCTTATAAACTAAAACACATTTGAATACTAAATTAacaattatatttacattttctaagaaaattttataaaattaaagtgTCAATATTTCGTTACATATTCAAAagagtaaaaaaataatacaatatttatatcatttacattacaattatattttttccatttctttttttgattaatactttatcatatatttcatttataaaaaaacttGTACAAAAAAGTggtttatataatttcaaatataaaaaaaaaaagtccacataaaatatatgtttaaaatatcctatataaaatataatatatatatatatatatatatatatatatatatatatatattaatacttttatttttaattatatatattaacatatccttatttttatatgataatacaCAATGTATCATAAAATGAACAATgcaatatatacaaatatatattcaacttttaatatatatcttctaATTTCACTTTAAacatggaaaaaaaaaaaaaaaaaaaaaaaaaaaaaattaaatgttaTGCGCAAAAGTagcatatttattttttaatgagcttttttttttttttcttctttttttcttttgttataggtccttatatttttccataaaaaattttttttttattttaaattataatattatgtttataaataaaattttcctgctttctttttttttttttttttttgaattatatataaatatatatatataaatttatatttttttttattaattcctCTTAATTCATTTTCCACATctcctttttatatatatataaaataatgttaattttttccccctttatttttttattatatgtatacaattatatgtatttataatataaaaataatatatataaaaaaacatagttataatttttatatataaaaaaaattatataggtaaactttttttattattttcaatgtatacctttattattttataaagttattccttataaaatatatggatcttattttttatttttgcaaattaaaaaaatattataatatatataaaatatatatttatgtataaatcATTTagaatacaaaataaaaaaattattatatatattatattgtttatatatgtaaatattagtGACAGTGcttcaaaatattatatatgtactgtatttatatatatataaaaatataatatatatgtttatgagaaggattatatattaatatgttataGCTACAAAGTAAACTATCGTTTATTGTTTAttcccattttttttttttttttttttcttaaattaatgaaaattaatatgtagttaaattataaaacgttatatatttatacgtatcaaaaaaaaaaaaaaatatatatatatatatatatatatttatttatttatatagtttttttttttttttttttcgtacgagttttaatatattttaatgacataattctttttatgcaaatttgaaaaataatttatacaataaatatgtcatatatttttttattaaataacagtatatataatcaaattGAGCTTAAAAAGGATcctatatatgtaaattcaTACAActcattttaatttatataaatttggaTAATATCAAAATTAATAAAGTAGATAAGATCTTAATATACAagtgaaaaaagaaaaaaagaaaatacacatatatatatgtattattcatatttatataattgttgCATTTCAGAAATATTTGAATCATAAAAATCTCTGTGTTAtgtttgaatatataaaaaacatatattaaaaaaatgaagacaaacaatttgttttattatatacagtTGTTTTTATTGTAAAACTAgcgaaaagaaaaaatgagaaatagatttattattaagtctttatatatatatgtagatattTTTAGAAgtcaaataattttatatatatattaatatatatcaattatatattacctATCCATATATTTACAGATTtagatatttatattatatatataactttttactatttaattatatatatatatatatatatattattattattttatatttccccatcattttattaaatatattatcgtGAGCTTAAAAAATAGTGATGGACTATACAGTtatacacacacatatatatataatatataaatttgattaaatgaaatttatatttctttggTATCATAATATCACattacataataaattatttattatattatattatatatttgtaagtttttctttttactattaaaatatatatatatgttatattaattttaataagcCCATTGATTgtaacatacatatatatatattaatttatatctcCATTTTATTCTagtcattataatatttacaacattttgataaaaatatataatgatcgcctttatattataattattgttaaagggataattaaaaaaaattgaatggaataaaaaatatatataccattATCAAATAGATCAAAAtagtgtatatatttttaaccaAAAAGATAAaccaaacaaataaattaatatatatatatatatatatatatatatataacaggATATAATctcaaattttatattaaatattaataaatatacaaataaataatatatttttttttttatatttaccaTGAGTTTTAGTAATACATGCTCACTATCCAATAACAGCAACAGTTCTAGTAGTAGTGAAGATGCTACTTCTGGTAAATTACAATACACCGAAAGTGATGATGAAGGAAGTGATGAATACTGCGAAGGAGGGTATCACCCAGTCaaaattaatgaaatatataatgatagaTATAGAATTGAAGGAAAATTAGGTTGGGGACATTTTTCAACCGTTTGGGTTGCTACTGATTTAAAAAGTAAACCCTTAAAATTTGTTGCtataaaaattcaaaaagGATCAGAAACTTATACTGAATCAGCCAAATGtgaaattaattatttaaatacagTCAAAG carries:
- a CDS encoding pre-mRNA-splicing factor PRP46, putative; this encodes MKDVCVTTDLNNKFIKDEEKENVLLKRSLLLSKNMYLGNDILTPYNYNLLAYDQNINKRITILDEDNDDDNVINKELKEISTLALSDGNNRKTHEELYKENELKNRRRNIRENVLKKLTCIKMNINMRELDEYSCVKKLYIKKCENNDIQKENDINKKNKKKHKKKKKQSIISSIINDDETYRNDNNYNNYYNIIDNLNYNIHEEKNNNNNNNVNTENSLLPYTNDGKINNTNNLNNFGPIIKKSDDNILSSDVLKHIKTLDIHKKIKKPKWHFPYKLYRVILGHSGWVNCVDVDISNEWFATGSNDRLIKIWDLASCKLKLTLTGHINSIRDIKISKKNPYLFSCGEDNRVKCWDLEYNKVIRDYHGHLSGVYCLSLHPSLDLLMSGGRDAVVRVWDIRTKSSVFVLSGHTGTVMSICSQSVEPQVVSGSQDKMIRLWDLNNGKCRISLTHHKKSIRSLSIHPFEYSFCSCGTDNVKVWCGADAEFDRNITGFNSIINCSLIKQDPYFNDSSILILGSNNGQLHFYDWSSGYKYDTLSNKVVPGTVECENSTLSMAFDKSESRLITTHGDKSIKIWKENEDATPENFPIKWNPYENFKF